Proteins encoded in a region of the Panicum hallii strain FIL2 chromosome 3, PHallii_v3.1, whole genome shotgun sequence genome:
- the LOC112886222 gene encoding protein NRT1/ PTR FAMILY 5.10-like isoform X2, which produces MADGGAGVVADGSVAEAVDHRGRPASRASTGGWKSASFIIAVEIAERFSFYGVSANLITYLTGPLGEGVAAAASALNAWNGTAQLLPLLGGAIADAWLGRYRTIVLASLIYILGLGMLAFSTFLSSGGHHQCTTTAGGQACAPSTLQVAFFYASLYIVAVAQGGHKPCVQAFGADQFDQSDPKESVSRSSFFNWWYFGMCAGTAVTLVLLSYVQDNIGWGLGFGIPCAVMAAALAVFLLGTRTYRYYVTNAKGGLFARAAEAFAEWRSRRKAGPLEQASQERDRAAAEAPRFSAGVDEEDQAVVSNAGFVKEAKAILRLFPIWATCLIYAVAFAQSSTFFTKQAATLDRRIGDHFKVPPAALQSFISITIVVFIPIYDRVIVPVSRRYSGKPSGITMLQRIGAGMFLSLLSIVIAALVETRRLRVSRDAGLVDKPNVPLPMSLWWMVPQYVLFGAADVFTMVGLQEFFYDQVPNKLRSLGLALYLSIFGVGSFISSALVSAIDRATTARGQSWFSNNLNRGHVDYFYWLLAALSALELLAYVFFAVIYKYKNKGAVHASVAG; this is translated from the exons ATGGCGGATGGTGGTGCCGGCGTGGTCGCGGATGGTTCCGTCGCTGAGGCGGTGGACCACCGCGGCCGGCCCGCCTCCCGCGCTTCCACCGGCGGCTGGAAGTCTGCTTCCTTCATCATAG CGGTGGAGATCGCGGAGCGCTTCTCCTTCTACGGCGTGTCGGCGAACCTGATCACCTACCTGACGGGGCCGTTGGGCGAgggcgtcgcggcggcggcgtcggcccTCAACGCCTGGAACGGCACGGcgcagctgctgccgctgctgggcgGGGCGATCGCGGACGCGTGGCTCGGCCGCTACCGCACCATCGTGCTCGCCTCCCTCATCTACATCCTT GGTCTTGGCATGCTGGCCTTCTCGACGTTTCTCTCCTCCGGCGGCCACCACCAATGCACCACAACCGCCGGCGGCCAGGCCTGCGCGCCGTCCACCCTCCAGGTGGCCTTCTTCTACGCCTCCCTCTACATCGTAGCCGTGGCGCAGGGCGGGCACAAGCCCTGCGTGCAGGCGTTCGGCGCCGACCAGTTCGACCAGAGCGACCCCAAGGAGTCCGTCTCCCGGAGCTCCTTCTTCAACTGGTGGTACTTCGGCATGTGCGCCGGCACCGCCGTCACGCTCGTGCTCCTAAGCTACGTCCAGGACAACATCGGCTGGGGGCTCGGGTTCGGCATCCCGTGCGCCGTCATGGCGGCCGCGCTAGCCGTGTTCCTTCTCGGCACGCGGACGTACCGCTACTACGTCACCAACGCCAAGGGGGGCCTGTTCGCTCGCGCCGCCGAGGCTTTCGCCGAGTGGCGGAGCAGGCGGAAAGCGGGGCCTCTGGAGCAGGCTTCGCAAGAACGCGATCGAGCTGCAGCTGAGGCGCCGAGGTTCAG TGCTGGTGTCGACGAGGAGGATCAGGCTGTGGTGAGCAATGCAGGCTTCGTCAAGGAGGCCAAGGCCATCCTCCGTCTCTTCCCGATATGGGCGACGTGCCTGATCTACGCCGTGGCGTTCGCGCAGTCGTCGACGTTCTTCACGAAGCAGGCGGCGACCCTGGACCGGCGCATCGGCGATCATTTCAAGGTGCCGCCGGCCGCGCTGCAGAGCTTCATCAGCATCACCATCGTGGTGTTCATCCCGATCTACGACCGCGTCATCGTGCCGGTGTCGCGCCGGTACTCCGGCAAGCCGTCCGGGATCACCATGCTGCAGCGCATCGGCGCGGGGATGTTCCTCTCCCTCCTGTCCATTGTGATCGCGGCGCTCGTCGAGACGCGCCGGCTCCGCGTCTCGCGGGACGCCGGCCTCGTCGACAAGCCCAACGTCCCGCTGCCGATGAGCCTGTGGTGGATGGTGCCGCAGTACGTGCTGTTCGGCGCCGCGGACGTGTTCACTATGGTCGGGCTGCAGGAGTTCTTCTACGACCAGGTGCCCAACAAGCTGCGCTCCCTCGGGCTCGCGCTCTACCTCAGCATCTTCGGCGTCGGCAGCTTCATCAGCAGCGCGCTCGTGTCGGCCATCGACAGGGCGACGACGGCGAGGGGCCAGAGCTGGTTCTCCAACAACCTGAACCGCGGCCACGTCGACTACTTCTACTGGCTGCTCGCCGCGCTCAGCGCCCTCGAGCTCCTCGCCTATGTCTTCTTCGCGGTGATTTACAAGTACAAAAACAAAGGAGCCGTGCATGCGAGTGTTGCTGGTTAG
- the LOC112886222 gene encoding protein NRT1/ PTR FAMILY 5.10-like isoform X1 translates to MPSGTDPLLARADGMADAAVDHRGLPAERGATGGWRSALFIIAVEIAERFAFYGVSSNLISYLTGPLGEGTAAAAAAINAWNGVAQLLPLLGGALADKWLGRYRTIVMASLLYVLGLGMLAFSTFLSSGGHHQCTTTAGGQACAPSTLQVAFFYASLYIVAVAQGGHKPCVQAFGADQFDQSDPKESVSRSSFFNWWYFGMCAGTAVTLVLLSYVQDNIGWGLGFGIPCAVMAAALAVFLLGTRTYRYYVTNAKGGLFARAAEAFAEWRSRRKAGPLEQASQERDRAAAEAPRFSAGVDEEDQAVVSNAGFVKEAKAILRLFPIWATCLIYAVAFAQSSTFFTKQAATLDRRIGDHFKVPPAALQSFISITIVVFIPIYDRVIVPVSRRYSGKPSGITMLQRIGAGMFLSLLSIVIAALVETRRLRVSRDAGLVDKPNVPLPMSLWWMVPQYVLFGAADVFTMVGLQEFFYDQVPNKLRSLGLALYLSIFGVGSFISSALVSAIDRATTARGQSWFSNNLNRGHVDYFYWLLAALSALELLAYVFFAVIYKYKNKGAVHASVAG, encoded by the exons ATGCCTTCCGGCACGGACCCCCTGCTCGCCCGCGCCGACGGCATGGCGGACGCGGCCGTCGACCACCGCGGCCTGCCCGCCGAGCGCGGCGCCACCGGCGGCTGGAGGTCGGCGCTCTTCATCATAG CGGTGGAGATCGCGGAGCGGTTCGCGTTCTACGGCGTGTCGTCGAACCTGATCAGCTACCTGACCGGGCCGCTCGGGGAGggcaccgcggcggcggcggcggccatcaACGCGTGGAACGGGGTGGcgcagctgctgccgctgctgggcgGGGCCCTCGCCGACAAGTGGCTCGGCCGCTACCGCACCATCGTCATGGCCTCGCTCCTCTACGTCCTC GGTCTTGGCATGCTGGCCTTCTCGACGTTTCTCTCCTCCGGCGGCCACCACCAATGCACCACAACCGCCGGCGGCCAGGCCTGCGCGCCGTCCACCCTCCAGGTGGCCTTCTTCTACGCCTCCCTCTACATCGTAGCCGTGGCGCAGGGCGGGCACAAGCCCTGCGTGCAGGCGTTCGGCGCCGACCAGTTCGACCAGAGCGACCCCAAGGAGTCCGTCTCCCGGAGCTCCTTCTTCAACTGGTGGTACTTCGGCATGTGCGCCGGCACCGCCGTCACGCTCGTGCTCCTAAGCTACGTCCAGGACAACATCGGCTGGGGGCTCGGGTTCGGCATCCCGTGCGCCGTCATGGCGGCCGCGCTAGCCGTGTTCCTTCTCGGCACGCGGACGTACCGCTACTACGTCACCAACGCCAAGGGGGGCCTGTTCGCTCGCGCCGCCGAGGCTTTCGCCGAGTGGCGGAGCAGGCGGAAAGCGGGGCCTCTGGAGCAGGCTTCGCAAGAACGCGATCGAGCTGCAGCTGAGGCGCCGAGGTTCAG TGCTGGTGTCGACGAGGAGGATCAGGCTGTGGTGAGCAATGCAGGCTTCGTCAAGGAGGCCAAGGCCATCCTCCGTCTCTTCCCGATATGGGCGACGTGCCTGATCTACGCCGTGGCGTTCGCGCAGTCGTCGACGTTCTTCACGAAGCAGGCGGCGACCCTGGACCGGCGCATCGGCGATCATTTCAAGGTGCCGCCGGCCGCGCTGCAGAGCTTCATCAGCATCACCATCGTGGTGTTCATCCCGATCTACGACCGCGTCATCGTGCCGGTGTCGCGCCGGTACTCCGGCAAGCCGTCCGGGATCACCATGCTGCAGCGCATCGGCGCGGGGATGTTCCTCTCCCTCCTGTCCATTGTGATCGCGGCGCTCGTCGAGACGCGCCGGCTCCGCGTCTCGCGGGACGCCGGCCTCGTCGACAAGCCCAACGTCCCGCTGCCGATGAGCCTGTGGTGGATGGTGCCGCAGTACGTGCTGTTCGGCGCCGCGGACGTGTTCACTATGGTCGGGCTGCAGGAGTTCTTCTACGACCAGGTGCCCAACAAGCTGCGCTCCCTCGGGCTCGCGCTCTACCTCAGCATCTTCGGCGTCGGCAGCTTCATCAGCAGCGCGCTCGTGTCGGCCATCGACAGGGCGACGACGGCGAGGGGCCAGAGCTGGTTCTCCAACAACCTGAACCGCGGCCACGTCGACTACTTCTACTGGCTGCTCGCCGCGCTCAGCGCCCTCGAGCTCCTCGCCTATGTCTTCTTCGCGGTGATTTACAAGTACAAAAACAAAGGAGCCGTGCATGCGAGTGTTGCTGGTTAG
- the LOC112886224 gene encoding protein NRT1/ PTR FAMILY 5.10-like, which translates to MASESGPGSTNPLLPRRRAPPKGGWKSALFIIWVEVAERFAYYGVSSNLISYLTGPLGQTTASAAAAINAWSGAAAMLPLLGAAVADSWLGRYRTIVASSVLYIMGLGMLTLSSMFPSTQQCGVAAGSRGACPPSPVQTAFFYVSLYLVAIAQSGHKPCVQAFGADQFDATDPDESLSRASFFNWWYFGLCGSATVTVALMSYVQDNVGWALGFGVPSMVMLLALAIFLLGTRTYRFYGSGGGSNGCAATFSLVGKAFVAWRKRSKGAWPELERGDGELAEDAMLAEEVNGLARLFPIWATCLLYGAVFAQPPTLFTKQAGTLDRRVGPSFQIPPAALQCFLGVSMVACIVLYDRVLVPVARRVSGVASGVTMLQRIGTGIALAMVTLVVAALVEMKRLRAARDAGPVDGGSGAAVPMSLWWIVPQYVLLGAADVFTMVGMQEFFYDQVPGALKSLGLALYLSVLGVGSFISSFLITVIDGITTRNGGTSWFADDLNRGHLDYFYLLLAALTSLELLAFTYFSTSYVYRIKAGNNH; encoded by the exons atggCGTCGGAGTCGGGCCCTGGCTCGACGAACccgctcctcccccgccgccgcgcgccgcccaaGGGCGGCTGGAAGTCGGCGCTCTTCATAATCT GGGTGGAGGTGGCGGAGCGGTTCGCGTACTACGGCGTCTCCTCGAACCTGATCAGCTACCTGACCGGCCCGCTCGGCCAGACCACAGCGTCGGCCGCCGCGGCCATCAACGCGTGGTCGGGCGCCGCGGCCATGCTGCCCCTcctcggcgccgccgtcgccgactCCTGGCTCGGCCGCTACCGCACCATCGTCGCCTCCTCCGTGCTCTACATCATG GGCCTCGGGATGCTGACGCTCTCATCCATGTTCCCATCAACTCAACAATGCGGTGTCGCCGCCGGCAGCCGAGGAGCATGCCCGCCTTCCCCCGTCCAGACGGCCTTTTTCTACGTCTCCCTCTACCTGGTGGCCATCGCCCAGAGCGGGCACAAGCCCTGCGTCCAGGCCTTCGGCGCCGACCAATTCGACGCCACGGACCCCGACGAGTCCCTGTCCCGGGCCTCCTTCTTCAACTGGTGGTATTTCGGGCTCTGCGGGAGCGCCACCGTGACGGTCGCGCTCATGAGCTACGTGCAGGACAACGTCGGCTGGGCCCTCGGCTTCGGCGTGCCGTCCATGGTCATGCTGCTCGCGCTCGCCATCTTCCTGCTCGGCACCAGGACCTACCGGTTCTacggctcgggaggcggcagcaACGGCTGTGCCGCCACGTTCTCCCTCGTCGGCAAGGCCTTCGTCGCCTGGAGGAAGAGGTCCAAGGGAGCCTGGCCCGAGCTGGAGCGCGGCGACGGTGAGCTTGCCGAGGACGCGATGCTCGCGGAGGAGGTGAACGGGCTGGCGAGGCTGTTCCCGATATGGGCGACGTGCCTCCTTTACGGCGCGGTGTTCGCGCAGCCGCCCACGCTCTTCACCAAGCAGGCGGGGACGCTGGACCGGCGGGTCGGGCCGTCGTTCCAGATACCCCCCGCGGCGCTGCAGTGCTTCCTCGGCGTCAGCATGGTTGCCTGCATCGTGCTGTACGACCGCGTCCTAGTGCCCGTGGCGCGCAGGGTCTCCGGCGTCGCCTCGGGCGTTACGATGCTGCAGCGGATCGGCACCGGGATCGCCCTGGCCATGGTCACCCTGGTCGTCGCCGCGCTGGTGGAGATGAAGCGGCTGCGGGCGGCGAGGGACGCCGGCCCGGTGGATGGTGGCTCGGGCGCGGCGGTCCCCATGAGCCTGTGGTGGATCGTGCCGCAGTACGTGCTCCTCGGCGCGGCCGACGTGTTCACCATGGTCGGCATGCAGGAGTTCTTCTACGATCAGGTCCCCGGCGCGCTCAAGAGCCTCGGGCTCGCGCTCTACCTGAGCGTCCTCGGCGTCGGCAGCTTCATCAGCAGCTTCCTCATCACGGTCATCGACGGCATTACGACGAGGAACGGCGGCACGAGCTGGTTCGCAGACGACCTGAACCGGGGGCACCTCGACTACTTCTACCTGCTGCTTGCGGCGCTCACCTCGCTGGAGCTTCTTGCTTTCACATACTTTTCGACGTCTTACGTTTACAGGATCAAGGCAGGCAATAATCATTGA
- the LOC112886223 gene encoding amidophosphoribosyltransferase, chloroplastic-like produces MGMTAAAAAATSTSRLLLHHHAAAGSDRRHQHQLRYPATQYALSLRCGSGRREAAAGALLPDRVTPFSYGVGEDADDHPREECGLVGVVGDPDASSLCYLGLQKLQHRGEEGAGIVAVGGDGKLKSVTGLGLVADVFGDPSRLASLPGPAAIGHVRYSTAGAAASLRNVQPFLAGYRFGQVAVAHNGNLVNYQALRNKLEARGSIFNTSSDTEVILHLIATSLSRPLLARVCDACERLAGAYSLLFLTADKMFAVRDPHGFRPLVMGRRRNGAVVFASETCALDLIDATYEREVQPGEVVVVDRRDMSVASACLVPHRPRRACVFEHIYFSLPNSVVFSHAVHERRTAFGRALAEESPAPGADVVIPVPDSGFYAALGFARASGLEFQQGLIRWHYSGRSFIQPTQAIRDLAVKLKLAPVRGVIAGKSVVVVDDSLVRGTTSSKIVRLLRDAGAREVHMRIASPPVVGSCLYGIDTPSEGELISNRMDLEGVRREIGSDSLAFLSLGKLHGIYGDEAGDYCDACFSRKYPVLPTLADPAAEPEE; encoded by the coding sequence ATGGGaatgaccgccgccgccgccgccgccacgtccacgtctcgcctcctcctccaccaccacgcTGCCGCTGGCTCCGACCGCCGCCACCAGCACCAGCTCAGGTACCCGGCGACCCAGTACGCTCTCTCGCTGCGCTGCGGCTCCGGCCGGCgtgaggcggcggccggggcgctCCTGCCCGACCGCGTCACCCCGTTCTCCTACGGCGTCGGCGAGGACGCCGATGACCACCCGCGCGAGGAGTGCGGCCTGGTGGGGGTCGTCGGCGACCCGGACGCGTCGTCGCTGTGCTACCTCGGCCTGCAGAAGCTGCAGCACCGCGGGGAGGAGGGGGCCGGCATCGTCGCGGTGGGCGGGGACGGCAAGCTCAAGTCCGTGACGGGGCTGGGTCTCGTGGCCGACGTGTTCGGTGACCCGTCCCGGCTCGCCTCGCTCCCGGGCCCCGCCGCCATCGGGCACGTGCGCTActccaccgccggcgccgccgcgtcgcTGCGGAACGTGCAGCCGTTCCTGGCGGGCTACCGGTTCGGGCAGGTCGCCGTCGCGCACAACGGCAACCTCGTCAACTACCAGGCGCTGCGGAACAAGCTCGAGGCCCGGGGGTCCATCTTCAACACCTCCTCGGACACGGAGGTCATCCTCCACCTCATCGCGACGTCGCTGTCGCGGCCCCTGCTCGCGCGCGTCTGCGACGCGTGCGAGCGCCTCGCGGGGGCCTACTCGCTCCTGTTCCTCACGGCCGACAAGATGTTCGCCGTGCGCGACCCGCACGGGTTCCGCCCGCTCGTGATGGGCCGCCGCCGGAACGGAGCCGTCGTGTTCGCGTCGGAGACCTGCGCGCTGGACCTCATCGACGCCACCTACGAGCGCGAGGTGCAGCCCGGGGAGGTGGTCGTGGTCGACCGCCGCGACATGTCGGTGGCCTCGGCCTGCCTTGTCCcgcaccgcccgcgccgcgcctgcGTCTTCGAGCACATCTACTTCTCGCTCCCCAACTCGGTCGTCTTCTCCCACGCCGTCCACGAGCGCCGCACCGCGTTCGGCCGCGCTCTCGCCGAGGAGTCCCCGGCCCCGGGCGCCGACGTGGTCATCCCGGTGCCGGACTCGGGCTTCTACGCCGCGCTCGGGTTCGCGCGCGCGTCGGGGCTCGAGTTCCAGCAGGGTCTGATCCGGTGGCACTACAGCGGCCGCAGCTTCATCCAGCCGACGCAGGCGATCCGCGACCTCGCCGTGAAGCTCAAGCTCGCCCCCGTGCGCGGTGTCATCGCCGGCAAGAGCGTGGTGGTCGTGGACGACTCGCTGGTGCGCGGCACCACCTCGAGTAAGATCGTGCGCCTGCTCCGCGACGCCGGCGCGCGAGAGGTGCACATGCGGATCGCGAGCCCGCCCGTGGTGGGGTCCTGCCTCTACGGCATCGACACGCCGAGCGAGGGCGAGCTCATCTCCAACCGGATGGACCTGGAGGGCGTGCGCAGGGAGATCGGCAGCGACTCGCTCGCATTCCTCTCTCTCGGCAAGCTGCACGGCATCTACGGCGACGAGGCTGGGGACTACTGCGACGCGTGCTTCTCGCGCAAGTACCCCGTGCTTCCAACTCTGGCCGACCCGGCCGCCGAGCCCGAGGAGTGA
- the LOC112886226 gene encoding probable magnesium transporter NIPA6 isoform X1, translated as MTPAPPNDGGDLFAANLTGALLAVASSAFIGVSFIVKKKGLRRAGAAGTRAGVGGYGYLLEPLWWVGMVTMLIGEIANFVAYMFAPAVLVTPLGALSIIVSAVLAHFILNEKLQRMGVLGCVLCIVGSTVIILHAPEEETPSSVAQIWHLATQPAFLCYAASALVISLVLMLHCAPRYGQTNIVVYVGICSVIGSLTVMSIKAVGIAIKLTIEGINQAGYFQTWLFATVSATCIIIQLVYLNKALDTFNTAVVSPIYYAMFTSLTILASAIMFKDWSGQSISSIASEICGFLTVLTGTVVLHSTREHDPTLSSDLYTPLPPIYWHIQGNGETGGKQKEDDLLSGDFITVVRQDYFV; from the exons ATGACTCCCGCCCCTCCGAACGACGGCGGCGACCTCTTCGCTGCCAACCTCACGGGCGCGCTCCTCGCGGTCGCCTCCTCCGCCTTCATAGGCGTCAGCTTCATCGTCAAGAAGAAAGGCCTCCGCCGCGCTGGCGCCGCCGGCACCCGCGCAG GTGTTGGGGGCTATGGATACCTCCTGGAGCCATTATGGTGGGTTGGGATGGTTACCA TGCTAATCGGTGAGATTGCTAATTTTGTGGCCTACATGTTTGCGCCTGCCGTCCTGGTCACCCCGCTTGGGGCGCTGAGCATAATTGTCAG TGCTGTTCTAGCCCATTTCATCCTGAATGAGAAGCTGCAGCGGATGGGTGTGTTGGGTTGTGTGCTCTGTATAGTTGGGTCAACTGTAATCATCCTCCATGCGCCAGAAGAAGAGACGCCAAGCTCAGTGGCGCAGATCTGGCACTTGGCAACACAACCTG CCTTTCTTTGTTATGCGGCCTCTGCATTGGTGATCTCATTGGTGTTGATGCTGCACTGTGCACCCCGCTATGGCCAGACCAATATAGTGGTTTATGTGGGAATTTGCTCGGTGATAGGATCTTTGACG GTAATGAGCATCAAGGCGGTAGGCATTGCTATCAAGCTTACAATTGAGGGTATAAACCAGGCTGGCTATTTCCAAACTTGGTTGTTTGCAACTGTTTCAGCTACATGCATAATTATCCAGTTAGTTTACCTGAACAAG GCATTGGATACTTTCAATACTGCAGTTGTTTCTCCCATCTATTATGCGATGTTCACATCCCTCACAATTTTAGCAAGTGCCATAATGTTCAAG GACTGGTCCGGGCAGAGTATAAGCAGTATTGCCTCTGAGATTTGTGGATTTCTTACTGTGCTCACTGGCACTGTTGTGCTGCATTCTACAAGAGAACATGATCCAACCCTTTCTTCAG ATCTGTACACACCTCTTCCCCCAATATATTGGCATATTCAAGGCAACGGTGAAACAGGAGGGAAACAGAAAGAGGATGACCTACTCTCTGGCGACTTCATTACTGTTGTGCGACAAGACTACTTTGTGTAG
- the LOC112886226 gene encoding probable magnesium transporter NIPA6 isoform X2 → MDTSWSHYVLIGEIANFVAYMFAPAVLVTPLGALSIIVSAVLAHFILNEKLQRMGVLGCVLCIVGSTVIILHAPEEETPSSVAQIWHLATQPAFLCYAASALVISLVLMLHCAPRYGQTNIVVYVGICSVIGSLTVMSIKAVGIAIKLTIEGINQAGYFQTWLFATVSATCIIIQLVYLNKALDTFNTAVVSPIYYAMFTSLTILASAIMFKDWSGQSISSIASEICGFLTVLTGTVVLHSTREHDPTLSSDLYTPLPPIYWHIQGNGETGGKQKEDDLLSGDFITVVRQDYFV, encoded by the exons ATGGATACCTCCTGGAGCCATTATG TGCTAATCGGTGAGATTGCTAATTTTGTGGCCTACATGTTTGCGCCTGCCGTCCTGGTCACCCCGCTTGGGGCGCTGAGCATAATTGTCAG TGCTGTTCTAGCCCATTTCATCCTGAATGAGAAGCTGCAGCGGATGGGTGTGTTGGGTTGTGTGCTCTGTATAGTTGGGTCAACTGTAATCATCCTCCATGCGCCAGAAGAAGAGACGCCAAGCTCAGTGGCGCAGATCTGGCACTTGGCAACACAACCTG CCTTTCTTTGTTATGCGGCCTCTGCATTGGTGATCTCATTGGTGTTGATGCTGCACTGTGCACCCCGCTATGGCCAGACCAATATAGTGGTTTATGTGGGAATTTGCTCGGTGATAGGATCTTTGACG GTAATGAGCATCAAGGCGGTAGGCATTGCTATCAAGCTTACAATTGAGGGTATAAACCAGGCTGGCTATTTCCAAACTTGGTTGTTTGCAACTGTTTCAGCTACATGCATAATTATCCAGTTAGTTTACCTGAACAAG GCATTGGATACTTTCAATACTGCAGTTGTTTCTCCCATCTATTATGCGATGTTCACATCCCTCACAATTTTAGCAAGTGCCATAATGTTCAAG GACTGGTCCGGGCAGAGTATAAGCAGTATTGCCTCTGAGATTTGTGGATTTCTTACTGTGCTCACTGGCACTGTTGTGCTGCATTCTACAAGAGAACATGATCCAACCCTTTCTTCAG ATCTGTACACACCTCTTCCCCCAATATATTGGCATATTCAAGGCAACGGTGAAACAGGAGGGAAACAGAAAGAGGATGACCTACTCTCTGGCGACTTCATTACTGTTGTGCGACAAGACTACTTTGTGTAG
- the LOC112886225 gene encoding DAR GTPase 3, chloroplastic, producing MAPASWAAPTTSFAPAPARGLGRIKAAPLPVRTLPRRVLLRAASESAMVAGDTLLGLYERERLGLSQYVDEEFDEETYWESLDADLRYWTRSLRPVQWYPGHIAKTEKELKEQLRLMDVVIEIRDARIPLSTSHPKMDSWLGNRRRIIVLNREDMISTEDRNAWATYFANQGTKVVFANGQLGMGTMKLGRMAKSVASGVNTKRKEKGLLPRPVRAGIVGYPNVGKSSLINRLLKRRMCPAAPRPGVTRELKWVRFGTDLELLDSPGILPMRISDQTAAIKLAICDDIGERSYDFPDVAAILVQMLIRHPAVGSEAFRRRYRIDVENNCGKMFVTKLSIHLFNGDTNQAAFRILSDYRKGKFGWVALERPPT from the exons ATGGCTCCCGCTTCCTGGGCCGCACCCACCACCTCcttcgcgccggcgccggcgcgggggctGGGTAGGATAAAGGCGGCGCCTTTACCCGTCAGGACGCTTCCTCGCCGAGTGCTTCTCAGGGCGGCCAGCGAATCAGCCATG GTTGCTGGTGACACATTGCTTGGTTTatatgagagagagagattagGTCTCTCACAGTACGTGGACGAGGAGTTTGACGAAGAGACATACTGGGAATCCTTGGATGCTGATTTGCGCTACTGGACCAGATCACTCCGCCCAGTGCAG TGGTATCCTGGTCACATTGCAAAAACGGAGAAAGAATTGAAGGAACAGTTAAGGCTCATGGATGTTGTCATAGAGATCCGTGATGCTAGGATTCCCTTGTCCACTAGCCACCCTAAG ATGGACTCCTGGCTAGGCAACCGGAGAAGGATCATAGTCTTGAATCGCGAGGACATGATCTCAACTGAGGACAGGAATGCATGGGCTACTTACTTTGCTAATCAGGGCACCAAAGTTGTCTTCGCCAATGGGCAGCTGGGCATG GGTACAATGAAATTAGGTAGGATGGCAAAATCAGTAGCATCTGGTGTGAACACAAAACGAAAGGAAAAGGGACTACTTCCTCGTCCG GTTCGAGCTGGAATAGTTGGATATCCAAATGTTGGCAAATCTTCCTTGATTAATCGCTTGCTGAAACGAAGAATGTGCCCAGCAGCACCTAGACCAGGTGTCACAAGAGAGCTTAA GTGGGTTCGTTTTGGAACAGACCTAGAATTGCTAGATTCACCTGGAATTTTGCCTATGCGAATTAGTGACCAGACAGCTGCAATTAAGCTTGCTATATGTGATGATATTGGAGAAAGGTCATATGATTTCCCTGATGTGGCGGCAATTCTTGTACAAATGTTGATAAGACACCCTGCAGTAG GTTCAGAAGCGTTTCGAAGGCGATATAGGATTGATGTAGAGAACAACTGTGGTAAAAT GTTTGTTACAAAGCTCTCTATTCACTTGTTCAATGGAGACACGAACCAAGCAGCTTTCCGCATATTGTCGGATTATAGGAAAGGCAAATTTGGTTGGGTGGCACTCGAGAGACCTCCAACATAG